A region of Lagenorhynchus albirostris chromosome 20, mLagAlb1.1, whole genome shotgun sequence DNA encodes the following proteins:
- the EZH1 gene encoding histone-lysine N-methyltransferase EZH1 isoform X2: protein MDIPNPPTSKCITYWKRKVKSEYMRLRQLKRLQANMGAKALYVANFAKVQEKTQILNEEWKKLRVQPVQLMKPVSGHPFLKKCTIESIFPGFASQHMLMRSLNTVALVPIMYSWSPLQQNFMVEDETVLCNIPYMGDEVKEEDETFIEELINNYDGKVHGEEEMIPGSVLISDAVFLELVDALNQYSDEEEEGHNDTSDGKQDDSKEDLPVTRKRKRHAIEGNKKSSKKQFPNDMIFSAIASMFPENGVPDDMKERYRELTEMSDPNALPPQCTPNIDGPNAKSVQREQSLHSFHTLFCRRCFKYDCFLHPFHATPNVYKRKNKEIKIEPEPCGTDCFLLLEGAKEYAMLHNPRSKCSGRRRRRHHVVSASCSNTSASAVAETKEGDSDRDTGNDWASSSSEANSRCQTPTKQKASPAPPQLCVVEAPSEPVEWTGAEESLFRVFHGTYFNNFCSIARLLGTKTCKQVFQFAVKESLILKLPTDELMNPSQKKKRKHRLWAAHCRKIQLKKDNSSTQVYNYQPCDHPDRPCDSTCPCIMTQNFCEKFCQCNPDCQNRFPGCRCKTQCNTKQCPCYLAVRECDPDLCLTCGASEHWDCKVVSCKNCSIQRGLKKHLLLAPSDVAGWGTFIKESVQKNEFISEYCGELISQDEADRRGKVYDKYMSSFLFNLNNDFVVDATRKGNKIRFANHSVNPNCYAKVVMVNGDHRIGIFAKRAIQAGEELFFDYRTAPSLRAQLQSGGRIRLG, encoded by the exons ATGGATATACCAAACCCCCCAACTTCCAAATGTATCACTTACTGGAAGAGGAAAGTTAAATCTGAATACATGCGACTTCGGCAACTTAAACGGCTTCAGGCGAATATGGGTGCAAAG GCTCTGTATGTAGCAAATTTTGCAAAAGTTCAAGAAAAAACCCAGATCCTCAATGAAGAATGGAAGAAGCTTCGTGTCCAACCTGTTCAGTTGATGAAGCCTGtgagtgggcatccttttctCAAAAAG TGTACCATAGAGAGCATTTTCCCGGGATTTGCAAGCCAGCATATGTTAATGAGGTCTCTGAACACAGTTGCGTTGGTTCCCATCATGTATTCCTGGTCCCCTCTCCAGCAGAACTTTATG GTAGAAGATGAGACAGTTTTGTGCAATATTCCCTACATGGGAGATGAGGTGAAAGAAGAAGATGAGACTTTCATTGAGGAGCTGATCAATAACTACGATGGCAAAGTGCACGGTGAAGAAG AGATGATTCCCGGGTCTGTCCTGATTAGTGATGCTGTTTTCTTGGAGTTGGTAGATGCTCTGAATCAATACTCCGATGAGGAGGAAGAAGGGCACAACGACACCTCAGATGGAAAGCAAGATGACAGCAAAGAGGATCTGCCAgtaacaagaaagagaaaacgaCATGCTATTGAAG GCAACAAAAAGAGTTCCAAGAAACAGTTCCCAAATGACATGATCTTCAGTGCGATTGCCTCAATGTTCCCTGAAAATGGTGTCCCAGATGACATGAAGGAGAG GTATCGAGAGCTCACAGAGATGTCAGACCCCAATGCACTGCCCCCTCAGTGCACACCCAACATCGATGGCCCCAATGCTAAGTCCGTGCAGCGGGAGCAGTCCCTGCACTCCTTCCACACGCTCTTCTGCCGGCGCTGCTTTAAATACGACTGCTTCCTTCACC CTTTTCATGCCACCCCTAATGTATATAAACGCAAGAACAAAGAAATCAAGATTGAGCCAGAACCATGTGGCACAGACTGCTTCCTTTTGCTG GAAGGAGCAAAGGAGTATGCCATGCTCCACAACCCTCGCTCCAAGTGCTCCGGGCGTCGCCGGCGAAGGCACCACGTGGTCAGTGCTTCCTGTTCCAACACTTCAGCCTCTGCTGTGGCTGAGACCAAAGAAGGGGACAGTGACAGGGACACTGGCAATGACTGGGCCTCCAGTTCTTCAG agGCTAACTCTCGCTGTCAGACCCCCACGAAACAGAAGGCTAGTCCGGCCCCACCTCAGCTCTGTGTAGTGGAAGCGCCCTCGGAGCCTGTGGAGTGGACCGGGGCTGAAGAATCTCTTTTTCGAGTCTTTCACGGCACCTACTTCAACAACTTCTGTTCAATAGCCAGGCTTCTGGGGACTAAGACGTGCAAACAG GTCTTCCAGTTCGCAGTCAAAGAATCACTTATCCTGAAGCTGCCAACAGATGAGCTCATGAACCcctcacagaagaagaagagaaagcacAG GCTGTGGGCTGCTCACTGCAGGAAAATTCAGCTGAAGAAAG ATAACTCCTCCACCCAAGTGTACAACTACCAGCCCTGTGACCACCCAGACCGGCCCTGTGACAGCACCTGCCCCTGCATCATGACTCAGAATTTCTGTGAGAAGTTCTGCCAGTGCAACCCTGACT GTCAGAATCGCTTTCCCGGCTGTCGCTGCAAGACCCAGTGCAACACCAAGCAGTGCCCGTGCTACCTGGCGGTGCGAGAGTGCGACCCCGACCTGTGTCTCACCTGTGGGGCCTCGGAGCACTGGGACTGCAAGGTGGTCTCCTGTAAGAACTGCAGCATCCAGCGTGGCCTCAAGAAG CACCTGCTGCTGGCCCCCTCAGATGTGGCCGGATGGGGTACCTTCATTAAGGAGTCTGTGCAGAAGAACGAATTCATTTCTGAATACTGTGGTGAG CTCATCTCTCAGGATGAGGCTGATCGACGAGGGAAGGTCTATGACAAGTACATGTCCAGCTTCCTCTTCAACCTCAACAACG ATTTTGTAGTGGACGCTACccggaaaggaaacaaaattcgATTTGCAAACCATTCAGTGAACCCCAACTGTTACGCCAAAG TGGTCATGGTGAATGGGGATCATCGGATTGGGATCTTCGCCAAGAGGGCGATTCAGGCTGGTGAAGAGCTCTTCTTCGATTACAG AACAGCTCCAAGTCTGAGAGCACAGCTTCAGAGTGGAGGCCGGATCAGGCTTGGGTGA
- the EZH1 gene encoding histone-lysine N-methyltransferase EZH1 isoform X1, giving the protein MDIPNPPTSKCITYWKRKVKSEYMRLRQLKRLQANMGAKALYVANFAKVQEKTQILNEEWKKLRVQPVQLMKPVSGHPFLKKCTIESIFPGFASQHMLMRSLNTVALVPIMYSWSPLQQNFMVEDETVLCNIPYMGDEVKEEDETFIEELINNYDGKVHGEEEMIPGSVLISDAVFLELVDALNQYSDEEEEGHNDTSDGKQDDSKEDLPVTRKRKRHAIEGNKKSSKKQFPNDMIFSAIASMFPENGVPDDMKERYRELTEMSDPNALPPQCTPNIDGPNAKSVQREQSLHSFHTLFCRRCFKYDCFLHPFHATPNVYKRKNKEIKIEPEPCGTDCFLLLEGAKEYAMLHNPRSKCSGRRRRRHHVVSASCSNTSASAVAETKEGDSDRDTGNDWASSSSEANSRCQTPTKQKASPAPPQLCVVEAPSEPVEWTGAEESLFRVFHGTYFNNFCSIARLLGTKTCKQVFQFAVKESLILKLPTDELMNPSQKKKRKHRLWAAHCRKIQLKKDNSSTQVYNYQPCDHPDRPCDSTCPCIMTQNFCEKFCQCNPDCQNRFPGCRCKTQCNTKQCPCYLAVRECDPDLCLTCGASEHWDCKVVSCKNCSIQRGLKKHLLLAPSDVAGWGTFIKESVQKNEFISEYCGELISQDEADRRGKVYDKYMSSFLFNLNNDFVVDATRKGNKIRFANHSVNPNCYAKVVMVNGDHRIGIFAKRAIQAGEELFFDYRYSQADALKYVGIERETDVL; this is encoded by the exons ATGGATATACCAAACCCCCCAACTTCCAAATGTATCACTTACTGGAAGAGGAAAGTTAAATCTGAATACATGCGACTTCGGCAACTTAAACGGCTTCAGGCGAATATGGGTGCAAAG GCTCTGTATGTAGCAAATTTTGCAAAAGTTCAAGAAAAAACCCAGATCCTCAATGAAGAATGGAAGAAGCTTCGTGTCCAACCTGTTCAGTTGATGAAGCCTGtgagtgggcatccttttctCAAAAAG TGTACCATAGAGAGCATTTTCCCGGGATTTGCAAGCCAGCATATGTTAATGAGGTCTCTGAACACAGTTGCGTTGGTTCCCATCATGTATTCCTGGTCCCCTCTCCAGCAGAACTTTATG GTAGAAGATGAGACAGTTTTGTGCAATATTCCCTACATGGGAGATGAGGTGAAAGAAGAAGATGAGACTTTCATTGAGGAGCTGATCAATAACTACGATGGCAAAGTGCACGGTGAAGAAG AGATGATTCCCGGGTCTGTCCTGATTAGTGATGCTGTTTTCTTGGAGTTGGTAGATGCTCTGAATCAATACTCCGATGAGGAGGAAGAAGGGCACAACGACACCTCAGATGGAAAGCAAGATGACAGCAAAGAGGATCTGCCAgtaacaagaaagagaaaacgaCATGCTATTGAAG GCAACAAAAAGAGTTCCAAGAAACAGTTCCCAAATGACATGATCTTCAGTGCGATTGCCTCAATGTTCCCTGAAAATGGTGTCCCAGATGACATGAAGGAGAG GTATCGAGAGCTCACAGAGATGTCAGACCCCAATGCACTGCCCCCTCAGTGCACACCCAACATCGATGGCCCCAATGCTAAGTCCGTGCAGCGGGAGCAGTCCCTGCACTCCTTCCACACGCTCTTCTGCCGGCGCTGCTTTAAATACGACTGCTTCCTTCACC CTTTTCATGCCACCCCTAATGTATATAAACGCAAGAACAAAGAAATCAAGATTGAGCCAGAACCATGTGGCACAGACTGCTTCCTTTTGCTG GAAGGAGCAAAGGAGTATGCCATGCTCCACAACCCTCGCTCCAAGTGCTCCGGGCGTCGCCGGCGAAGGCACCACGTGGTCAGTGCTTCCTGTTCCAACACTTCAGCCTCTGCTGTGGCTGAGACCAAAGAAGGGGACAGTGACAGGGACACTGGCAATGACTGGGCCTCCAGTTCTTCAG agGCTAACTCTCGCTGTCAGACCCCCACGAAACAGAAGGCTAGTCCGGCCCCACCTCAGCTCTGTGTAGTGGAAGCGCCCTCGGAGCCTGTGGAGTGGACCGGGGCTGAAGAATCTCTTTTTCGAGTCTTTCACGGCACCTACTTCAACAACTTCTGTTCAATAGCCAGGCTTCTGGGGACTAAGACGTGCAAACAG GTCTTCCAGTTCGCAGTCAAAGAATCACTTATCCTGAAGCTGCCAACAGATGAGCTCATGAACCcctcacagaagaagaagagaaagcacAG GCTGTGGGCTGCTCACTGCAGGAAAATTCAGCTGAAGAAAG ATAACTCCTCCACCCAAGTGTACAACTACCAGCCCTGTGACCACCCAGACCGGCCCTGTGACAGCACCTGCCCCTGCATCATGACTCAGAATTTCTGTGAGAAGTTCTGCCAGTGCAACCCTGACT GTCAGAATCGCTTTCCCGGCTGTCGCTGCAAGACCCAGTGCAACACCAAGCAGTGCCCGTGCTACCTGGCGGTGCGAGAGTGCGACCCCGACCTGTGTCTCACCTGTGGGGCCTCGGAGCACTGGGACTGCAAGGTGGTCTCCTGTAAGAACTGCAGCATCCAGCGTGGCCTCAAGAAG CACCTGCTGCTGGCCCCCTCAGATGTGGCCGGATGGGGTACCTTCATTAAGGAGTCTGTGCAGAAGAACGAATTCATTTCTGAATACTGTGGTGAG CTCATCTCTCAGGATGAGGCTGATCGACGAGGGAAGGTCTATGACAAGTACATGTCCAGCTTCCTCTTCAACCTCAACAACG ATTTTGTAGTGGACGCTACccggaaaggaaacaaaattcgATTTGCAAACCATTCAGTGAACCCCAACTGTTACGCCAAAG TGGTCATGGTGAATGGGGATCATCGGATTGGGATCTTCGCCAAGAGGGCGATTCAGGCTGGTGAAGAGCTCTTCTTCGATTACAG GTACAGCCAAGCTGATGCCCTCAAGTACGTGGGGATCGAGAGGGAGACCGATGTCCTTTAG